One genomic region from Falco rusticolus isolate bFalRus1 chromosome 19, bFalRus1.pri, whole genome shotgun sequence encodes:
- the LOC119140176 gene encoding LOW QUALITY PROTEIN: natural killer cell receptor 2B4-like (The sequence of the model RefSeq protein was modified relative to this genomic sequence to represent the inferred CDS: substituted 1 base at 1 genomic stop codon), whose product MLVAAPDPWNAGEKLWLLPERPPLGWARVEWXVGLDAGYRQKILTAEKNSVASPPRGHFSGRAAFQQETLSLRISPVSAADGGTYEAEFEDASGSITALCFQVSVWEPIGQLLLEARILHWEQGWCNLSLLCTVPSTGSVSYSWSCSGDALGALGHQPRLHLQLRGDANSTVCRCNASNAVSWDTASTDAGAACRAAAPGL is encoded by the exons ATGCTGGTGGCTGCCCCG GACCCCTGGAATGCTGGGGaaaagctgtggctgctgccgGAGAGACCCCCGCTGGGGTGGGCAAGAGTCGAATGGTGAGTGGGGCTGGATGCGGGGTACCGGCAGAAGATCCTGACGGCTGAGAAGAACAGCGTAGCCTCACCCCCCAGGGGTCACTTttctgggagagctgctttccagcaggagACCCTCTCCCTGCGGATCAGCCCGGTTAGCGCGGCAGACGGTGGGACCTATGAGGCAGAATTTGAGGATGCCTCAGGCTCGATTACTGCCCTGTGCTTCCAGGTGTCGGTGTGGG AGCCCATCggccagctgctcctggaggCACGCATCCTgcactgggagcagggctggtgcaACCTCTCGCTGCTCTGCACCGTGCCCAGCACCGGCAGCGTCTCCTACAGCTGGTCCTGCAGCGGGGATGCCCTGGGAGCCCTGGGCCACCAGCCCCGGCTGCACCTGCAGCTCCGTGGGGATGCCAACTCCACCGTCTGCCGCTGCAACGCCAGTAACGCGGTGAGCtgggacacagccagcaccGATGCCGGGGCAGCCTGCCGTGCTGCGGCCCCAGGTTTGTag
- the LOC119140061 gene encoding uncharacterized protein LOC119140061, whose product MAGARATLLCWALLAAPRGLQLCHGMKWLEGVKGQSLCFPALRSISANIVRVTWRFGGTHIAEAKPTKSMFTFSLLPRFHGRLLIHPSNLSLEIRLLRLEDAGNYEVTVDTLSDPTKPKTFYYYLMVHDGSSETVTRTGGTGGHSRSTVAPWEATKPHGRDTVTQGTGGGQPLDKGGRSGMCPAQNGYCVVKGYLVAVIFGLLLLVVAAVHIVTRDSHQAGG is encoded by the exons ATGGCCGGAGCCAGGGCCACGCTGCtttgctgggcactgctggcagcacccaggg gtctgcagctctgccacgGCATGAAGTGGCTGGAGGGGGTGAAGGGACAGTCCCTGTGCTTCCCAGCCCTGCGCTCCATCTCTGCGAACATCGTGAGGGTCACCTGGAGGTTCGGAGGCACCCACATAGCCGAGGCCAAGCCCACGAAGAGCATGTTCACTTTCAGCCTCCTGCCGAGGTTCCACGGCCGGCTGCTCATCCACCCCAGCAACCTCTCACTGGAGATCaggctgctgaggctggaggaCGCCGGGAATTATGAGGTGACCGTGGACACTTTGTCCGACCCCACCAAGCCGAAGACCTTTTACTACTATTTGATGGTTCATG ATGGCTCATCTGAGACAGTGACCAGGACCGGTGGCACAGGAGGACACAGCAGGAGCACTGTGGCACCCTGGGAAGCGACCAAGCCACATGGCAGAGACACCGTGACACAGGGCACAGGTGGGGGGCAGCCCCTGGACAAGGGGGGGAGGTCGGGGATGTGCCCAGCACAGAATGGCTACTGCGTGGTGAAGGGCTATCTGGTGGCCGTCATctttgggctgctgctgctggtggtggccgCTGTCCACATCGTGACCAGGGACAGCCACCAAGCTGGGGGGTGA
- the KIRREL1 gene encoding kin of IRRE-like protein 1 isoform X2 produces the protein MRVLLLCLLTLADSHGQAAQTRFVEEPEDQTVVAGQRIVLSCVVLNYSGIVQWTKDGLALGMGQGLKAWPRYRIIGTADSGQYNLEITDAELSDDAVYECQATEAALRSRRAKLTVLIPPEDPTIDGAPEILLRAGTPYNLTCRARSAKPAATIVWYRDGLQQDGAITSTEVLADGKRETTTSQLAINPTDLDIGRVFSCRSTNDAIPAGKETFVKLNVHHPPTVTLSIQPQTVQEGERVVFTCMATANPEIKGYRWAKGGVIIEDAKENKYDTQVDYTFFTEPVSCEVHNDIGSTNVSTLVDVHFAPRIVVDPKPTVTDIGSDVTLTCVWSGNPPLTLTWTKKESNMVLSNSNQLYLKSVTQADAGQYVCKAIVPRIGVGEREVTLFVNGPPIISSEAVQYAVRGDRGKVECFIGSTPPPDRIAWAWKENILEAGTLERYTVERTNTGSGVLSTLTINNVMDADFQTRYNCTAWNSFGPGTAIIQLEEKEVLPVGIIAGATIGASILVIGFLVVLACFLYRRRKGSRKDVTLRKLDIKVETVNREPLTLHADREEDTASVSTATRVMKAIYSSFKDDVDLKQDLRCDTIDTREEYELKDPTNGYYNVRAHEDRPSSRTVLYTDYRNPGPARYDTRPPSRLSHSSGYAQLNTYSRGPASDYNAEAAPGPGPPPGTAGGETASQLSYENYGGHTAFPASAGYATYRLGYGQPPGLDRAPYDAYDPMGKYASATRFSYTSQHSDYGQRFQQRMQTHV, from the exons ATGCGGgtcctcctcctctgcctcctgacTCTCGCGGACTCCCACGGGCAAG cGGCACAGACACGGTTTGTGGAGGAGCCAGAGGACCAGACGGTGGTGGCCGGCCAGAGGATCGTCCTCTCCTGCGTGGTGCTCAATTACTCCGGGATTGTGCAATGGACCAAAGACGGCCTCGCCctgggcatggggcaggggcTCAAAG cctggcCACGCTACCGCATCATTGGCACGGCCGACTCGGGCCAGTACAACCTGGAGATCACCGACGCCGAGCTTTCCGATGACGCCGTGTACGAGTGCCAGGCCACCGAGGCCGCACTGCGGTCCCGGCGGGCCAAGCTCACCGTGCTGA TCCCCCCCGAGGACCCCACCATCGACGGAGCCCCCGAGATCCTGCTGCGTGCAGGGACACCATACAACCTGACGTGCCGGGCACGCAGCGCCAAGCCGGCAGCCACCATCGTCTGGTACCGGGATGGGCTCCAGCAGGATGGAGCCATCACCAGCACG GAGGTGTTGGCTGATGGCAAGCGGGAGACGACCACCAGCCAACTTGCCATCAACCCAACCGACCTGGACATCGGGCGGGTGTTCTCCTGCCGCAGCACCAACGATGCCATCCCGGCCGGCAAGGAGACCTTCGTCAAGCTGAATGTTCACC ATCCCCCGACTGTCACCCTGTCCATCCAGCCCCAGACGGTGCAAGAGGGCGAGAGGGTCGTGTTCACCTGTATGGCAACCGCCAACCCTGAGATCAAAGGCTACAG gtgGGCCAAGGGGGGGGTGATCATCGAGGACGCCAAGGAGAACAAGTACGACACGCAGGTGGATTACACCTTCTTCACGGAGCCCGTCTCCTGCGAGGTGCACAACGACATCGGCAGCACCAACGTCAGCACGCTGGTGGACGTGCACT TTGCCCCTCGCATCGTGGTGGACCCCAAACCCACTGTCACAGACATCGGCTCCGACGTGACGCTGACATGCGTGTGGTCCGGCAACCCGCCACTGACCCTCACCTGGACTAAAAAGGAATCCAACATG GTCCTGAGCAACAGCAACCAGCTGTACCTGAAGTCCGTCACGCAAGCCGACGCGGGGCAGTATGTCTGCAAAGCCATCGTCCCCCGCATCGGCGTGGGCGAGCGCGAGGTCACCCTCTTCGTCAACG GACCCCCCATCATCTCGAGCGAGGCTGTGCAGTACGCCGTGCGCGGCGACCGCGGCAAGGTGGAGTGTTTCATCGGCAGCACACCTCCCCCAGACCGCATC GCGTGGGCCTGGAAGGAGAACATTTTGGAGGCAGGGACGCTGGAGCGGTACACCGTGGAGCGGACTAACACGGGCAGCGGGGTCCTCTCCACCCTCACCATCAACAACGTCATGGACGCCGACTTCCAGACCCGTTACAACTGCACGGCCTGGAACAGCTTCGGGCCGGGGACCGCCATCAtccagctggaggagaaag AGGTCTTGCCCGTGGGCATCATTGCCGGTGCCACCATCGGGGCCAGCATCCTCGTCATCGGCTTCCTCGTGGTGCTCGCCTGCTTCCTCTACCGGCGCCGGAAAGGAA GCCGCAAGGACGTCACCCTGCGCAAGCTGGACATCAAGGTGGAGACGGTGAACAGGGAGCCCCTGACGCTGCATGCGGACCGTGAAGAGGACACAGCCAGCGTGTCCACAGCCACCCGTGTCATGAAGGCCATCTACTCG TCGTTCAAGGACGACGTGGACTTGAAGCAGGACCTTCGCTGTGACACCATCGACACCCGCGAGGAGTACGAGCTCAAG GACCCCACCAACGGCTACTACAACGTCCGTGCCCACGAGGACCGCCCGTCCTCCCGCACCGTCCTCTACACTGACTACCGCAACCCCGGCCCAGCACGCTACGACACTCGCCCACCCTCCCGCCTCTCCCACTCCAGCGGCTACGCTCAGCTCAACACCTACAGCCGCGGCCCCGCGTCCGACTACAACGCCGAGGCGGCACCGGGTCCCGGACCCCCTCCCGGCACGGCGGGCGGCGAGACGGCAAGCCAGCTTTCCTATGAGAACTACGGGGGTCACACCGCCTTCCCGGCCAGTGCCGGTTATGCCACCTACCGCCTGGGGTACGGCCAGCCCCCCGGCCTGGACCGGGCACCCTACGATGCCTACGACCCCATGGGCAAGTACGCCAGCGCCACGCGCTTCTCCTACACCTCCCAGCACTCGGACTACGGGCAGCGCTTCCAGCAGCGGATGCAGACGCATGTctag
- the KIRREL1 gene encoding kin of IRRE-like protein 1 isoform X1, which translates to MTEHRALPARPVVCVAPQALADPPPPSPAAQTRFVEEPEDQTVVAGQRIVLSCVVLNYSGIVQWTKDGLALGMGQGLKAWPRYRIIGTADSGQYNLEITDAELSDDAVYECQATEAALRSRRAKLTVLIPPEDPTIDGAPEILLRAGTPYNLTCRARSAKPAATIVWYRDGLQQDGAITSTEVLADGKRETTTSQLAINPTDLDIGRVFSCRSTNDAIPAGKETFVKLNVHHPPTVTLSIQPQTVQEGERVVFTCMATANPEIKGYRWAKGGVIIEDAKENKYDTQVDYTFFTEPVSCEVHNDIGSTNVSTLVDVHFAPRIVVDPKPTVTDIGSDVTLTCVWSGNPPLTLTWTKKESNMVLSNSNQLYLKSVTQADAGQYVCKAIVPRIGVGEREVTLFVNGPPIISSEAVQYAVRGDRGKVECFIGSTPPPDRIAWAWKENILEAGTLERYTVERTNTGSGVLSTLTINNVMDADFQTRYNCTAWNSFGPGTAIIQLEEKEVLPVGIIAGATIGASILVIGFLVVLACFLYRRRKGSRKDVTLRKLDIKVETVNREPLTLHADREEDTASVSTATRVMKAIYSSFKDDVDLKQDLRCDTIDTREEYELKDPTNGYYNVRAHEDRPSSRTVLYTDYRNPGPARYDTRPPSRLSHSSGYAQLNTYSRGPASDYNAEAAPGPGPPPGTAGGETASQLSYENYGGHTAFPASAGYATYRLGYGQPPGLDRAPYDAYDPMGKYASATRFSYTSQHSDYGQRFQQRMQTHV; encoded by the exons ATGACGGAGCACCGGGCGCTGCCGGCACGGCCAGTGGTGTGCGTGGCGCCCCAGGCCCTGGCTGATccccctcctccatccccagcGGCACAGACACGGTTTGTGGAGGAGCCAGAGGACCAGACGGTGGTGGCCGGCCAGAGGATCGTCCTCTCCTGCGTGGTGCTCAATTACTCCGGGATTGTGCAATGGACCAAAGACGGCCTCGCCctgggcatggggcaggggcTCAAAG cctggcCACGCTACCGCATCATTGGCACGGCCGACTCGGGCCAGTACAACCTGGAGATCACCGACGCCGAGCTTTCCGATGACGCCGTGTACGAGTGCCAGGCCACCGAGGCCGCACTGCGGTCCCGGCGGGCCAAGCTCACCGTGCTGA TCCCCCCCGAGGACCCCACCATCGACGGAGCCCCCGAGATCCTGCTGCGTGCAGGGACACCATACAACCTGACGTGCCGGGCACGCAGCGCCAAGCCGGCAGCCACCATCGTCTGGTACCGGGATGGGCTCCAGCAGGATGGAGCCATCACCAGCACG GAGGTGTTGGCTGATGGCAAGCGGGAGACGACCACCAGCCAACTTGCCATCAACCCAACCGACCTGGACATCGGGCGGGTGTTCTCCTGCCGCAGCACCAACGATGCCATCCCGGCCGGCAAGGAGACCTTCGTCAAGCTGAATGTTCACC ATCCCCCGACTGTCACCCTGTCCATCCAGCCCCAGACGGTGCAAGAGGGCGAGAGGGTCGTGTTCACCTGTATGGCAACCGCCAACCCTGAGATCAAAGGCTACAG gtgGGCCAAGGGGGGGGTGATCATCGAGGACGCCAAGGAGAACAAGTACGACACGCAGGTGGATTACACCTTCTTCACGGAGCCCGTCTCCTGCGAGGTGCACAACGACATCGGCAGCACCAACGTCAGCACGCTGGTGGACGTGCACT TTGCCCCTCGCATCGTGGTGGACCCCAAACCCACTGTCACAGACATCGGCTCCGACGTGACGCTGACATGCGTGTGGTCCGGCAACCCGCCACTGACCCTCACCTGGACTAAAAAGGAATCCAACATG GTCCTGAGCAACAGCAACCAGCTGTACCTGAAGTCCGTCACGCAAGCCGACGCGGGGCAGTATGTCTGCAAAGCCATCGTCCCCCGCATCGGCGTGGGCGAGCGCGAGGTCACCCTCTTCGTCAACG GACCCCCCATCATCTCGAGCGAGGCTGTGCAGTACGCCGTGCGCGGCGACCGCGGCAAGGTGGAGTGTTTCATCGGCAGCACACCTCCCCCAGACCGCATC GCGTGGGCCTGGAAGGAGAACATTTTGGAGGCAGGGACGCTGGAGCGGTACACCGTGGAGCGGACTAACACGGGCAGCGGGGTCCTCTCCACCCTCACCATCAACAACGTCATGGACGCCGACTTCCAGACCCGTTACAACTGCACGGCCTGGAACAGCTTCGGGCCGGGGACCGCCATCAtccagctggaggagaaag AGGTCTTGCCCGTGGGCATCATTGCCGGTGCCACCATCGGGGCCAGCATCCTCGTCATCGGCTTCCTCGTGGTGCTCGCCTGCTTCCTCTACCGGCGCCGGAAAGGAA GCCGCAAGGACGTCACCCTGCGCAAGCTGGACATCAAGGTGGAGACGGTGAACAGGGAGCCCCTGACGCTGCATGCGGACCGTGAAGAGGACACAGCCAGCGTGTCCACAGCCACCCGTGTCATGAAGGCCATCTACTCG TCGTTCAAGGACGACGTGGACTTGAAGCAGGACCTTCGCTGTGACACCATCGACACCCGCGAGGAGTACGAGCTCAAG GACCCCACCAACGGCTACTACAACGTCCGTGCCCACGAGGACCGCCCGTCCTCCCGCACCGTCCTCTACACTGACTACCGCAACCCCGGCCCAGCACGCTACGACACTCGCCCACCCTCCCGCCTCTCCCACTCCAGCGGCTACGCTCAGCTCAACACCTACAGCCGCGGCCCCGCGTCCGACTACAACGCCGAGGCGGCACCGGGTCCCGGACCCCCTCCCGGCACGGCGGGCGGCGAGACGGCAAGCCAGCTTTCCTATGAGAACTACGGGGGTCACACCGCCTTCCCGGCCAGTGCCGGTTATGCCACCTACCGCCTGGGGTACGGCCAGCCCCCCGGCCTGGACCGGGCACCCTACGATGCCTACGACCCCATGGGCAAGTACGCCAGCGCCACGCGCTTCTCCTACACCTCCCAGCACTCGGACTACGGGCAGCGCTTCCAGCAGCGGATGCAGACGCATGTctag